A part of Curtobacterium sp. MCLR17_036 genomic DNA contains:
- a CDS encoding sugar ABC transporter permease, producing the protein MSATQPRNGFRTSTKATSAQKRAPWILLGPFLALFVLTFVIPIISAVFQSFTTVDREGLFGEDGVVGRFAGFDNYVIALQDSGFVASIGRMLLFGIVQVPVMIIACTVLALLLESASARWPAFFRAIYFMPYGVPGVIATILWSFLYVPGLSPIVSLLQSVGLQPDFLGADSVLWSIANIVTWTYTGYNMLIIVAQLKSIPGEVYEAAKMDGAGPFQVAFRIQIPLIAPALVLTTVFSIIGTLQLFAEPQILSTVAPAIDTEYTPNYAAYTNAFAFNEYGVASAQAVIIALAAFVLSFTFLALTNRAPKDERDRRKRAKRDGQEARRALQTRAADDRRVTTQAAPGLRAGSGPHNGTNVTKGADA; encoded by the coding sequence CCAGCGCGCAGAAGCGCGCGCCGTGGATCCTGCTCGGACCCTTCCTCGCCCTGTTCGTCCTGACGTTCGTCATCCCGATCATCAGCGCGGTCTTCCAGTCGTTCACGACCGTCGACCGCGAGGGCCTGTTCGGCGAGGACGGCGTCGTCGGCCGCTTCGCCGGGTTCGACAACTACGTGATCGCCCTGCAGGACAGCGGGTTCGTCGCCTCGATCGGCCGGATGCTGCTGTTCGGCATCGTGCAGGTCCCGGTGATGATCATCGCCTGCACGGTCCTCGCGCTGCTGCTCGAGTCGGCGAGCGCCCGGTGGCCCGCGTTCTTCCGCGCGATCTACTTCATGCCGTACGGCGTCCCCGGGGTCATCGCGACGATCCTGTGGTCGTTCCTGTACGTGCCCGGCCTGTCGCCGATCGTGTCCCTGCTGCAGTCCGTGGGCCTGCAGCCGGACTTCCTCGGCGCGGACAGCGTGCTCTGGTCCATCGCGAACATCGTGACGTGGACGTACACCGGCTACAACATGCTCATCATCGTGGCGCAGCTGAAGTCCATCCCCGGCGAGGTCTACGAGGCCGCGAAGATGGACGGCGCCGGCCCGTTCCAGGTCGCGTTCCGGATCCAGATCCCGCTCATCGCGCCGGCCCTGGTGCTCACCACGGTGTTCTCGATCATCGGGACGCTGCAGCTCTTCGCGGAGCCGCAGATCCTGTCGACCGTCGCACCCGCCATCGACACCGAGTACACGCCGAACTACGCCGCCTACACGAACGCGTTCGCGTTCAACGAGTACGGCGTCGCGAGCGCGCAGGCGGTCATCATCGCGCTTGCCGCGTTCGTGCTGTCGTTCACGTTCCTCGCGCTGACGAACCGCGCGCCGAAGGACGAGCGCGACCGCCGCAAGCGTGCGAAGCGGGACGGACAGGAGGCCCGGCGCGCGCTCCAGACGCGCGCTGCGGACGACCGCAGGGTCACCACCCAGGCCGCACCGGGCCTCCGGGCCGGGTCCGGTCCGCACAACGGAACGAACGTCACGAAGGGGGCGGACGCATGA